In the genome of Armatimonadota bacterium, one region contains:
- a CDS encoding deoxyribonuclease IV, with translation MRFGFHITIAGGWRKTIERAVERRCTALQVFTSAPVQWDRKPMDLAGAQWFAETLRALDIQPLFVHAIYLLNLATPAAVLWRRSRDHLTDELRRAKLIGAHGVVFHLGSVGAEGKPEAGMRRVARALDWAAEHTPDGPQLILENSSVQGNVVGGSVESIAQIIDMSHCQDRLNVCIDTAHAFAQGYPVHDPVGLEQFLDHCDAAFGLERLALIHANDSRSELGSHVDRHAHIGKGKIGRAGFRAILNEPRLRHLPFILETPDQEEWHAKDLRALRSVVDAAIRPALPRIRPVPEQPKNSSGRGGSGRARDAQDRTG, from the coding sequence GTGCGCTTCGGCTTTCACATTACAATCGCAGGGGGCTGGAGGAAGACGATTGAGCGCGCCGTGGAGCGCCGCTGCACTGCACTCCAGGTGTTCACCAGCGCGCCTGTCCAGTGGGACCGTAAGCCTATGGACCTCGCGGGCGCGCAGTGGTTCGCCGAGACTCTCCGCGCCCTGGACATCCAGCCGCTCTTCGTCCATGCCATCTATCTGCTGAACCTTGCCACACCCGCAGCCGTGCTGTGGCGTCGCAGCCGCGACCACCTGACCGATGAGCTTCGCCGGGCGAAGCTCATCGGCGCCCACGGAGTGGTCTTCCACCTGGGGAGCGTTGGCGCAGAAGGCAAGCCCGAGGCAGGTATGCGCAGGGTCGCACGCGCGCTGGATTGGGCGGCGGAACACACTCCGGACGGACCGCAGCTCATTTTGGAGAACAGTTCCGTCCAGGGGAACGTGGTGGGCGGCAGCGTGGAGAGCATCGCTCAGATCATTGACATGTCGCATTGCCAGGACCGCCTGAACGTCTGCATCGACACAGCCCATGCCTTCGCCCAGGGATACCCGGTGCATGACCCGGTGGGTCTCGAGCAGTTCCTGGACCACTGCGACGCCGCTTTCGGACTGGAGCGGCTGGCGCTCATTCACGCCAATGATTCGCGGTCAGAGCTGGGGTCACACGTGGACCGTCATGCACACATCGGGAAGGGTAAAATTGGGCGCGCAGGGTTCCGGGCGATCTTGAATGAGCCGCGGCTCAGGCACTTGCCTTTCATTCTGGAGACGCCGGACCAGGAGGAGTGGCATGCGAAGGATCTGCGGGCATTGCGTTCTGTGGTGGATGCGGCAATCAGACCCGCCTTGCCCAGAATCAGGCCGGTTCCGGAGCAGCCGAAGAACTCGTCCGGCCGGGGCGGCTCGGGTCGCGCAAGAGACGCGCAGGACCGGACTGGGTGA
- a CDS encoding LL-diaminopimelate aminotransferase, with amino-acid sequence MELAQRLQRIPPYPFRAIAELKSRMISEGKEPIDFGIGDPDLPTPQFVIDALYEAAKDPSTHPYDETGYGTPEYKDAIARFAKRRFGIDVSPEGEIQSCIGSKEALVHIIWAYIDPSDVVLVPDPAYSVYKVQTTWCGGAPFPMPLRAENGFLPDFDAIPRSVAKAAKLLFLNYPNNPTGAVAPLEFYERAVAFAQEFGLLIVNDCAYSEVAFDGYKPHSILEVDGAKDVAIEMHSLSKTFNMTGWRVGWAMGGKPYIEALSKCKSNVDSGTFMAIQRAGVAALDRFEEWVPKMQGEYQARRNALIDGLNSLGWNLEKPRAAFYVWVPVPPGYTSETFATALLRDCRVLAIPGSVYGEFGEGFVRMSLTLKAHDKLGQINTAIENMRANLSLNW; translated from the coding sequence GTGGAGCTTGCACAGCGCTTGCAGCGCATCCCGCCGTACCCGTTCCGCGCCATCGCCGAACTGAAGTCGCGCATGATTTCCGAGGGCAAGGAGCCCATCGACTTCGGCATCGGCGACCCCGACCTGCCCACGCCGCAGTTTGTTATCGACGCTCTCTACGAGGCTGCGAAGGATCCTTCCACGCACCCGTATGATGAGACAGGTTACGGAACCCCTGAGTACAAGGACGCCATCGCGAGGTTCGCGAAGCGCCGGTTCGGAATCGACGTCAGCCCGGAGGGGGAGATCCAGAGCTGCATCGGCTCCAAGGAGGCGCTGGTGCACATCATCTGGGCGTATATCGACCCCAGCGATGTGGTTCTCGTGCCAGACCCGGCGTACTCGGTCTACAAGGTACAGACCACCTGGTGCGGCGGGGCGCCGTTCCCCATGCCCCTGCGCGCCGAGAATGGCTTTCTGCCCGACTTCGACGCCATCCCGCGGTCGGTCGCAAAGGCCGCGAAGCTCCTGTTCCTCAACTACCCGAACAACCCCACGGGTGCTGTGGCGCCACTGGAGTTCTACGAGCGGGCCGTCGCCTTCGCCCAGGAGTTCGGGTTGCTTATCGTCAATGACTGCGCCTATTCCGAGGTCGCCTTCGACGGCTACAAACCCCACAGCATTCTCGAAGTGGACGGCGCCAAAGACGTTGCTATCGAGATGCATTCTCTCTCGAAAACCTTCAACATGACCGGCTGGCGCGTGGGTTGGGCGATGGGTGGCAAGCCGTACATCGAGGCCCTGTCCAAGTGCAAGAGCAATGTGGACAGCGGGACCTTCATGGCCATCCAGCGGGCAGGGGTCGCGGCGCTGGACCGGTTCGAGGAATGGGTCCCGAAGATGCAGGGCGAATACCAGGCCCGGCGCAATGCACTAATCGATGGGCTCAACAGCCTCGGCTGGAACCTCGAAAAGCCCCGGGCAGCCTTCTATGTCTGGGTGCCGGTGCCGCCGGGGTACACGTCCGAGACCTTCGCCACGGCGCTCCTGCGGGACTGCCGGGTCCTGGCAATTCCCGGCAGTGTCTACGGCGAGTTCGGCGAGGGCTTTGTCCGCATGTCCCTGACCCTCAAGGCCCACGACAAGCTTGGTCAGATCAACACGGCCATCGAGAACATGCGCGCGAACCTGAGCCTCAACTGGTGA
- a CDS encoding diaminopimelate epimerase: protein MRFTKLHGLGNDYIYIDAVNQDLSAYDLPELSRVLSDRNFGIGGDGIILVRPSDVADFAMRIYNSDGSEAEMCGNGMRAFAKFVYEHGLTQKTSLEVETYAGIIKPVLTVEDGKVTLIRVDMGEPRLKRSEIPMTGEPADQPVIAEPLQVNGYDLRITCVSMGNPHCVIFVDDADSFPVRELGPVIECHPLFPRKTNVEFARIEDRQNIQMRVWERGAGVTLACGTGASATVVAAVLNDLADRTARVSLLGGDLFIEWAENNHIFLTGPAEEAFSGEVHPELLAQAVK, encoded by the coding sequence ATGCGTTTCACCAAGCTCCACGGTCTTGGGAACGACTACATCTACATCGACGCCGTCAACCAGGACCTGAGCGCTTACGACCTGCCCGAGCTCTCGCGCGTCCTGTCCGACCGCAATTTCGGCATCGGCGGCGACGGGATCATTCTCGTTCGCCCGTCGGACGTAGCCGACTTCGCCATGCGCATCTACAACTCCGACGGCAGTGAGGCGGAGATGTGCGGCAATGGTATGCGGGCCTTCGCGAAGTTCGTCTATGAGCACGGGCTGACGCAAAAAACATCCCTGGAAGTGGAGACGTACGCGGGGATTATCAAGCCGGTTCTCACGGTGGAAGACGGCAAGGTCACCCTCATCCGTGTGGACATGGGCGAACCCAGACTGAAGCGGTCCGAGATCCCGATGACCGGTGAACCCGCCGATCAGCCCGTGATTGCCGAACCGCTGCAAGTCAATGGCTACGACCTGAGGATCACCTGCGTGTCCATGGGCAATCCGCACTGCGTGATCTTCGTGGATGATGCCGACAGCTTCCCGGTGCGTGAACTCGGTCCGGTGATTGAGTGCCACCCGCTCTTCCCTCGCAAGACCAATGTCGAGTTCGCGAGGATTGAAGACCGGCAGAATATCCAGATGCGGGTGTGGGAGCGGGGTGCGGGCGTTACGCTTGCCTGTGGCACCGGCGCATCAGCGACGGTAGTTGCCGCGGTGCTCAATGACCTTGCGGACCGCACGGCGCGGGTGTCTCTGCTAGGCGGAGACCTGTTCATCGAGTGGGCCGAGAACAATCACATTTTCCTGACTGGGCCGGCCGAGGAGGCTTTCTCGGGTGAAGTGCATCCCGAGCTCCTGGCGCAAGCCGTGAAGTAG
- a CDS encoding RNA chaperone Hfq yields MAAKGSVQDVYLKAAADAKSAVRISLLNGKDLRGVVKQFDAFTLIVSVKDMDILVYKSAIAAIGPANTP; encoded by the coding sequence TTGGCCGCGAAGGGATCTGTGCAGGATGTCTACCTCAAAGCCGCGGCGGATGCCAAGTCCGCGGTTCGCATCAGTCTGCTCAATGGCAAGGACCTGCGTGGTGTGGTCAAACAATTTGATGCGTTCACACTGATCGTGTCTGTCAAGGACATGGACATACTCGTCTACAAGAGCGCCATCGCTGCCATCGGTCCGGCCAACACGCCCTGA
- the miaA gene encoding tRNA (adenosine(37)-N6)-dimethylallyltransferase MiaA, whose amino-acid sequence MPPVIPLLVIAGPTASGKTEAAIRVARCVGGEIVSADSMQIYRGLDVGTAKPTSEERRAARFHLVDCVDLDQPYTVADFQRDARRAIREIYGRGNLPILCGGTGLYIRALLRHFDFPPAQAGGSRVVRRRLEDELAQLGSEAMHARLASADPVAAAEISPSDSKRIVRALEVLEITGNAISEQRRVDATPEVHYNALYLVISRPREALYEGIDARVDRMLSHGWLDEVRAIDARGLQPALPSLQALGYRQMLAWLNFPGPRESFAQVVASIKRETRRFAKRQLTWFRREEGAVWREWRTDAEFALVEAELCRLGAQLAWGAQSRRFSGA is encoded by the coding sequence ATGCCTCCGGTGATTCCGCTCCTGGTCATCGCCGGCCCCACGGCATCCGGAAAGACCGAAGCCGCGATCCGCGTGGCCAGGTGCGTCGGCGGGGAAATAGTCTCCGCCGATTCCATGCAGATCTACCGGGGGCTGGACGTGGGAACCGCGAAACCGACGTCCGAGGAGCGGCGGGCGGCGCGGTTCCATCTCGTCGACTGTGTGGACCTGGACCAGCCGTACACCGTGGCCGATTTCCAGAGAGACGCGAGGCGGGCGATTCGCGAAATCTACGGGCGCGGGAATCTGCCGATCCTCTGTGGTGGAACGGGCCTGTACATCCGGGCGCTGCTACGGCATTTCGACTTCCCGCCGGCGCAGGCTGGAGGATCTCGGGTGGTGAGACGCAGGCTTGAGGACGAACTGGCGCAACTGGGCAGTGAGGCGATGCACGCAAGGCTTGCCTCGGCAGATCCAGTCGCGGCAGCGGAAATCAGCCCGTCTGACAGCAAGCGCATCGTGCGCGCCCTGGAAGTGCTGGAGATTACCGGGAACGCAATCAGCGAACAGCGGCGCGTTGACGCGACTCCGGAGGTCCATTATAATGCGCTCTATCTTGTAATCAGCCGCCCGCGCGAGGCATTGTACGAAGGGATCGACGCTCGCGTCGACCGCATGCTGAGCCACGGCTGGCTGGACGAAGTGCGTGCCATCGATGCGCGGGGGTTGCAGCCCGCGCTACCGTCCCTTCAGGCTCTGGGTTATCGTCAGATGCTCGCGTGGCTCAACTTCCCGGGGCCGCGCGAGAGCTTTGCGCAGGTCGTCGCATCGATCAAGCGCGAGACGCGCCGGTTCGCCAAGCGCCAGTTGACGTGGTTCCGGCGTGAGGAAGGCGCGGTCTGGCGGGAGTGGCGGACTGATGCTGAGTTCGCCCTGGTTGAGGCTGAATTGTGTCGGCTCGGAGCTCAATTGGCTTGGGGGGCTCAATCTCGCCGTTTCAGCGGCGCGTGA
- the mutL gene encoding DNA mismatch repair endonuclease MutL, which yields MAHVRVLSEALANRIAAGEVVERPASVVKELVENSVDAGARRVEVELVDGGRGLIRVTDDGHGMSAEDARLAVQRFATSKIADADDLDAIQTMGFRGEALPSIAAVSRFRLVSREPGSEEGCEVTIQGGSDAEVHPVGCPPGTTVEVADLFFNTPARAKFLSTTARERGHCADWVSRLAMARPDVAFKLTHNGEVLFTTSGAGDLRSVIATIYGSAAARDFLDVELERDGVRVHGLVSRPTLLRSTRSHQMFFVNRRFVRSRQMSHALDEAYGLLLPAGRHALCALHLDVEPTRVDPNVHPTKIEVRFREGGAVHSLVQAAVENALADAGFRSLSQGTRHVYRRPEEGDKLGVPGAEPFGGDRFGGGLPAGRAPLGDMDQRMRARRLRVNPFEDRVDDRDEGLGVFADPVISLPAERGPAESVLEFAAERGQVEVLGQLAGRYIVARSPEGLLLIDQHRAAERVILESLRPERVTRQLLVVPETLQLSPGEMEVARASLQWLGELGYELEDFGPGAFLVRSVPASTAELAPIETLRNAIAELADAETTPSLDRRREKLRATVACHAALKAGERMGQAAMQKLVDDLLKSEAPAVCPHGDPIIVSFGLDRLDRQFRRNPGSVT from the coding sequence ATGGCTCACGTAAGGGTACTCAGCGAGGCACTCGCCAACCGCATCGCCGCCGGTGAGGTGGTGGAACGTCCTGCCAGCGTGGTCAAGGAGCTGGTGGAGAATTCCGTGGATGCCGGAGCGCGGAGGGTCGAAGTCGAACTGGTGGATGGCGGCCGGGGTCTGATCCGCGTTACCGACGACGGCCACGGCATGTCCGCCGAGGATGCGCGTCTTGCGGTGCAGCGTTTCGCTACCAGCAAGATCGCGGACGCAGATGACCTGGACGCCATTCAGACCATGGGTTTCAGGGGCGAAGCGCTCCCCAGTATCGCGGCGGTCTCCCGGTTTCGACTGGTGTCCCGCGAACCGGGCAGTGAAGAAGGCTGCGAGGTAACGATCCAGGGCGGGAGCGACGCCGAAGTCCACCCGGTGGGCTGCCCGCCGGGCACCACCGTTGAGGTAGCCGATCTCTTCTTCAATACTCCGGCCCGCGCCAAGTTTCTTTCAACCACCGCACGGGAACGTGGGCATTGCGCCGACTGGGTCTCGCGCCTTGCCATGGCCCGACCAGACGTTGCCTTCAAGCTCACTCACAATGGCGAGGTCCTTTTCACGACATCGGGCGCTGGTGATCTTCGTTCGGTGATCGCCACCATATACGGCAGCGCCGCCGCCCGAGATTTCCTGGATGTCGAACTCGAACGCGACGGCGTCCGGGTTCACGGGCTTGTTTCCAGGCCCACTTTGCTGCGCAGCACCCGCAGCCACCAGATGTTTTTCGTCAATCGTCGATTCGTGCGCAGCCGACAGATGAGTCACGCGCTGGACGAGGCGTACGGACTTCTGCTTCCTGCAGGTCGCCATGCTCTGTGTGCACTGCACCTCGACGTGGAGCCGACGCGCGTTGACCCGAACGTGCATCCCACCAAGATCGAGGTGCGGTTCCGCGAGGGTGGCGCGGTACATTCCCTGGTTCAGGCGGCGGTGGAGAATGCCCTCGCGGATGCCGGGTTCCGGTCTCTCAGCCAGGGAACTCGACACGTCTATCGCCGCCCGGAAGAGGGTGACAAATTGGGCGTGCCGGGAGCAGAGCCTTTCGGCGGGGACAGGTTCGGCGGTGGCCTGCCCGCCGGGAGAGCACCCCTGGGCGACATGGACCAGCGCATGCGGGCTCGACGCCTCAGGGTCAATCCCTTCGAGGACCGAGTGGACGACCGCGATGAGGGACTTGGCGTTTTCGCCGACCCTGTCATCTCCCTGCCAGCGGAACGCGGACCGGCGGAGTCTGTGCTGGAATTTGCGGCAGAGCGCGGGCAGGTGGAGGTGCTCGGGCAGCTTGCAGGGCGGTACATCGTGGCCCGATCGCCCGAGGGTCTGCTGCTTATCGACCAGCACCGGGCTGCGGAGCGCGTGATCCTGGAGAGCCTGAGACCGGAGCGGGTGACCCGGCAGTTGCTGGTGGTTCCCGAAACGCTGCAACTGTCCCCCGGGGAGATGGAAGTGGCCCGAGCCAGCCTGCAGTGGCTGGGTGAGCTGGGCTACGAACTGGAGGATTTCGGCCCCGGCGCGTTCCTGGTGCGTTCCGTGCCCGCGTCCACGGCGGAACTGGCCCCCATTGAGACGCTGCGCAACGCCATCGCTGAACTCGCCGACGCCGAGACCACGCCTTCGCTTGACCGGCGGCGGGAGAAGCTCCGGGCCACGGTCGCCTGTCACGCGGCGCTCAAGGCGGGGGAGAGGATGGGGCAAGCGGCCATGCAGAAGCTCGTGGATGATCTCCTGAAGAGCGAGGCTCCAGCCGTCTGCCCTCACGGTGACCCGATCATCGTGTCCTTCGGGCTGGATCGGCTGGACCGGCAGTTTCGGCGCAATCCGGGAAGCGTGACCTGA
- a CDS encoding FAD-dependent oxidoreductase, translating into MSYDVIVCGGGTAGSVAAIAAARRGVKTLIVEQFGFLGGSQTAALVLPLMSYSTGGEKLVLGICEEINQRCNDLPGDNEGMFFNPELLKYVLEEMVLEAGCDLSYHTYIIGATVRNGALRSIEVAGKSGRRELEAKQFIDCTGDADVAYLSGAPFESGRPEDGLNQSASLRFTVGGVDLERLAAFLREKGGLDAHPPRFGWGFAKGGVGDKGLGALMEQAEQDGVFTAEEGGYIQFFTIPGRPGELGFNCPRITHVNGARDEDLTRAQVQGRRIIPRIMEFCRRYLDGFDDAYLAQTAPMVGIRESRRIVGEYVLSAEDFRQARKFEDGIAKSCYPIDIHNPSGVGVTLERLGPGEYHEIPYRCLVPLCVDNLLVAGRCISATFEAQAAIRIEATCRAMGEAAGVAAALCVRHGVTPRALSSDLLLAALRENGANVHAPEET; encoded by the coding sequence ATGTCCTACGATGTCATCGTCTGCGGCGGGGGAACTGCGGGTTCAGTGGCGGCGATTGCGGCGGCCAGGCGCGGTGTGAAGACCCTGATCGTCGAGCAGTTCGGCTTCCTCGGCGGCAGCCAGACCGCTGCTCTCGTATTGCCCCTTATGAGCTATTCCACCGGCGGCGAGAAGCTGGTGCTGGGCATCTGCGAGGAGATCAATCAGCGCTGCAACGATCTTCCCGGCGACAATGAGGGCATGTTTTTCAACCCCGAGCTGCTCAAGTACGTGCTCGAGGAGATGGTGCTCGAGGCAGGGTGCGACCTGTCCTACCATACGTACATCATCGGCGCGACCGTGCGCAATGGCGCTCTGCGGTCCATCGAGGTGGCGGGAAAGTCGGGCAGGCGGGAACTGGAAGCGAAGCAGTTCATCGACTGCACCGGCGATGCCGACGTGGCGTACCTGTCAGGGGCCCCCTTCGAGAGCGGACGGCCGGAAGATGGTCTGAACCAGTCGGCCAGCCTGCGATTCACCGTGGGCGGGGTGGACCTGGAACGTCTGGCCGCGTTCCTGCGCGAAAAGGGCGGTCTCGATGCACACCCGCCGCGATTCGGCTGGGGCTTTGCGAAAGGTGGCGTGGGAGACAAGGGCCTGGGCGCGCTCATGGAGCAGGCCGAGCAGGACGGGGTGTTCACCGCCGAAGAGGGCGGGTATATCCAGTTCTTCACCATTCCCGGACGGCCCGGCGAGCTTGGCTTCAACTGTCCCCGGATCACCCACGTCAATGGCGCCCGCGACGAGGACCTTACCCGCGCCCAGGTGCAGGGTCGCAGGATTATCCCGCGCATCATGGAGTTCTGCCGGCGCTACCTGGATGGTTTTGATGACGCGTATCTCGCCCAGACCGCGCCCATGGTGGGCATCCGCGAGAGCCGGCGCATTGTGGGCGAGTATGTGCTCAGCGCCGAGGATTTCCGGCAGGCCCGGAAGTTTGAGGATGGGATCGCCAAGTCGTGTTACCCCATCGACATCCACAACCCTTCGGGCGTGGGCGTGACCCTGGAGCGCCTGGGGCCCGGCGAGTACCATGAGATCCCGTACCGCTGCCTGGTGCCGCTGTGCGTCGACAACTTGCTGGTTGCAGGGCGCTGCATTTCGGCGACTTTTGAAGCTCAAGCCGCGATCCGCATTGAGGCCACCTGCCGTGCAATGGGGGAAGCGGCGGGGGTTGCGGCGGCCCTGTGCGTGCGGCATGGGGTGACGCCGAGAGCCCTGAGTTCCGATCTGCTCCTGGCCGCCCTGCGCGAGAACGGAGCCAACGTTCATGCACCGGAGGAGACGTGA
- a CDS encoding polysaccharide deacetylase family protein, giving the protein MTRYIAAYDTEAIDHELEAVPVLVALHRKYEIPATFFIVGKLLERDGPRYREILDDPLFDVQSHSYSHQMLKDSRPHGPAVSLEQMDEEVGRGKQLVEDVFERECIGFRPGCGFEGGFSGVPDRLEILRRHGIRFVSADLRGPLDSIPNPLKQAYTHEPDGYPDITEIPGHGWHDNVLKGWTGHITYFPPVYDFAMPPGQPRTVVEVFAQEGRWIEHALETGAEYVSLVQHPWSIMRFDAAMAPIELLLVRVKQLGMPCMTYLDYYRELTA; this is encoded by the coding sequence GTGACACGCTACATTGCCGCATATGACACCGAGGCCATTGACCACGAACTCGAAGCCGTCCCGGTTCTCGTGGCCCTGCACCGCAAGTATGAGATCCCTGCGACCTTCTTCATCGTGGGGAAGCTCCTGGAACGCGACGGGCCAAGGTACCGAGAGATCCTGGACGACCCGCTATTCGATGTGCAGTCTCACAGCTACTCCCACCAGATGCTCAAGGACAGCCGCCCCCACGGGCCGGCGGTGAGTCTGGAGCAGATGGACGAGGAAGTGGGCCGGGGCAAGCAACTCGTGGAGGACGTGTTCGAGCGCGAATGTATCGGATTCCGGCCCGGCTGCGGGTTCGAAGGCGGGTTCAGCGGGGTCCCGGACCGGCTGGAGATCCTCCGCAGGCACGGTATTCGGTTCGTCAGCGCCGACCTGCGCGGGCCGCTGGACTCCATCCCGAACCCACTCAAGCAGGCGTACACCCACGAGCCCGACGGGTACCCGGACATCACGGAAATCCCAGGTCATGGGTGGCACGATAATGTGCTGAAGGGCTGGACGGGGCATATCACCTATTTCCCGCCGGTCTACGACTTCGCGATGCCGCCTGGCCAGCCGCGCACGGTGGTGGAAGTCTTCGCGCAAGAGGGCCGCTGGATCGAACACGCACTGGAGACCGGCGCGGAGTACGTCTCGCTCGTGCAGCATCCCTGGTCTATTATGCGCTTTGACGCGGCGATGGCTCCCATCGAACTGCTCCTGGTTCGCGTCAAGCAGCTCGGCATGCCGTGCATGACTTACCTGGACTACTACCGGGAACTCACGGCCTGA
- a CDS encoding Mrp/NBP35 family ATP-binding protein has protein sequence MSDSWRDSYKKQEKPQEASEPVEGCGDEKECSGDCQNCPAAATASDQERELHLQEKRLQERASLIKHTYVVISGKGGVGKSTVAASLAWGFALRDKRVGLLDADLHGPTIPIMMGLSGQRVQGVGGSISPVPVFENLMVMSIGFFTQGKDDPVIWRGPLRSGVIRQFVSDVDWGPLDYLVADLPPGTGDEALTVAQMFPNAEGAIIVTTPQDVSTADCRKAANFVKAVDLPIVGIIENMSGFICPHCGEKTDIFGAGGGQAMADQLGVPLLGQVPIVADVTRLSDEGRPLLGPDAPPEVKQVYESIVERLVKLAEG, from the coding sequence ATGTCCGACAGTTGGCGGGATTCATACAAGAAGCAAGAGAAGCCCCAGGAAGCGTCCGAACCGGTCGAGGGCTGCGGAGACGAGAAAGAGTGCTCGGGCGATTGCCAGAACTGCCCGGCCGCCGCGACGGCCAGCGATCAGGAACGAGAATTGCACCTGCAGGAGAAGCGCTTGCAGGAGCGGGCATCTCTCATCAAACACACTTATGTTGTGATCAGCGGCAAGGGCGGCGTAGGTAAGAGCACGGTCGCGGCAAGCCTCGCATGGGGATTCGCGCTGCGAGACAAGCGCGTGGGCCTCCTGGACGCCGACCTGCACGGGCCGACGATCCCGATCATGATGGGCCTTTCCGGCCAACGCGTGCAGGGGGTGGGCGGGAGCATCTCCCCCGTGCCGGTGTTCGAGAATCTCATGGTTATGTCCATCGGGTTCTTCACCCAGGGCAAGGACGACCCGGTGATCTGGCGCGGTCCCCTGCGCTCGGGAGTCATACGCCAGTTCGTGTCCGACGTGGACTGGGGGCCGCTGGACTACCTCGTGGCCGACCTGCCGCCAGGAACTGGCGACGAGGCACTGACTGTCGCCCAGATGTTCCCGAATGCCGAGGGCGCGATCATCGTCACGACGCCCCAGGATGTCAGCACCGCCGACTGCCGCAAGGCCGCGAACTTCGTGAAAGCGGTGGACCTGCCCATTGTCGGGATCATCGAGAACATGAGCGGGTTCATATGCCCTCACTGTGGCGAGAAGACCGACATTTTCGGCGCAGGCGGAGGCCAGGCAATGGCCGACCAGCTTGGGGTGCCGCTCCTTGGTCAGGTCCCAATCGTGGCCGATGTGACGCGGCTGTCCGACGAGGGCAGGCCGCTCCTTGGCCCCGACGCTCCGCCGGAAGTCAAGCAGGTGTATGAGAGCATCGTCGAACGGCTGGTGAAGCTGGCCGAGGGCTGA
- a CDS encoding HD domain-containing protein has translation MRNIVPELERIIRDRLIGWPPDWEGYHWPGYTYEHTLRVRDLALTLAERERADPDVVLLASLLHDIRKDAGRDHAEIGAQEAGRILRELGVPDGIIARVCEAISLHSGSNTPDSPVESLCLGDADFIDGNFGIVAVWRFLTIRSGHGHPLAATLEEMRGWLPRKEQLLVSPGPHTRAGREIARQRAARMQVFADALLDASHAKANGHGPGLMDLAACIHGHCGRRLLTEQLADFDQLAATDDADPILGAVCRSVRLEVMGKH, from the coding sequence ATGCGTAATATCGTCCCCGAGCTGGAGCGGATCATCCGCGACCGGCTTATCGGTTGGCCCCCCGACTGGGAAGGGTACCACTGGCCCGGATACACCTACGAACACACTCTTCGCGTGCGTGACCTCGCCCTGACACTGGCGGAACGCGAGCGGGCAGACCCCGACGTGGTGCTGCTGGCATCCCTCCTGCATGATATCCGAAAGGACGCCGGCAGAGATCATGCTGAGATTGGGGCGCAGGAGGCCGGGCGAATTCTCAGGGAACTTGGTGTGCCGGATGGGATCATCGCCCGGGTCTGCGAGGCGATATCTCTTCACTCCGGCTCCAACACCCCGGATAGCCCCGTTGAGAGCCTGTGCCTCGGCGATGCGGACTTCATAGATGGGAACTTCGGAATCGTCGCGGTCTGGCGCTTTCTGACCATCCGGTCCGGACATGGGCATCCGCTTGCGGCGACCCTCGAAGAGATGAGGGGATGGCTGCCGCGCAAGGAGCAGCTTCTTGTGAGCCCTGGGCCGCATACCCGTGCAGGCCGTGAGATTGCGCGGCAGCGGGCGGCGCGTATGCAGGTGTTCGCGGATGCCTTGCTGGATGCCTCGCACGCCAAAGCAAACGGTCACGGACCTGGCCTGATGGACCTGGCTGCTTGCATCCACGGGCACTGCGGGCGCAGGCTTCTCACTGAGCAGCTCGCCGATTTCGACCAGCTTGCGGCAACTGACGACGCCGACCCGATCCTGGGCGCTGTCTGCCGGTCGGTGCGGCTGGAAGTGATGGGAAAGCACTGA